ATCATATTCTGTAAAACAGGCACATTTTAAATCAGACGACAATCTTGTTTAGATTGGTGCTTTTACGTTATACGTCTGGTAAAGTAAACTCGGTTTTATGTAAGAAGTGACTGGTGACTACTTTGTTTTATAAGGCCCGCTTAACTAGATGTTGACAACTATACAGTTTAAATGCCCACTTTCACTTATATAAGTATAGAAGAAACATAATTAAGTacaatttaattgaatatataaaatataatgatgatgCTATAATATGATAATGAACATCCCTTCTTTCATCATCGCCATCGGTGTAAAGAAgcagaataataaaatatgcttCGAAGCAGCAGACATTTTGTTCTTTATCGGAATACATGTTCATAGGTTTGATTCCACAATGTGTTCTCTTAGACTAGCTCATATTCAGTGATTCAAAATGGCGCCATTTCTCAACTCCGCGATGCTATATCAAACCTGCTGGCCTTATGATGAAACCACCAGATCAGATGTTGTCTACACAATCAACACATTTAGTTTTCCAAGGTATTGTTTTAAACGACACCAGCCGATGAATTCAACACTTAAATGGCGACTTCTTTCCCACATAATATAGATACAATATACCATGAAGCGGTTAATTTGAGATTATGGCGTGTTTTATTGCAGGATATTCTGGTGCTAACTGTACAATAAAGGCCACCACGCCTACGCCTTCCTCCAGCCATTCCGCCGCGTCAATAGAAGACACTACGACCACGACGTCACGACCAATGACGTCAAAATCAGTTATATCATCATCTGTTAACTCCAGTGTACAGGCGTTTTCTACTAGAGTGTTGCCATTTGCAAGTCACTCATCTAGTGATATAAGCATGACTTCAAACAAGATGGCGACCACTTCAACATTACATACAGAGACGTCAAGCAGAATAATGCCAACCCTCTCGAGCAGTATACAGTCTAATTTTGAAATGTCTTCAAGATCTGGAATGAACTACTCTAGTGGAACATTAACATTGGCAACATTGGCTACTCAATCGAGTCCTTCATCCAAATTAAAACCCTCACCATTCTTGCAATCAAGTATACATTCCAGGGAAGTGTCGAGCAGTTCAATGGCTTCATTATCAACATTGCCACCAGGTCAAATTTTCACACATTTATCTTCCAATATACAATTCACATTATCTATATCCACGAACAAACCTTCGAAACAGACACTCACACCATATTCGAGCAAGGAAATGGTGTCATCAACAAGTATATTAGTGACATCATCAATGCAATATCAGTTTCCGACGTCTACAACTTCAATGTCGCCATGGACAGCGGGTCACTCTGGTTCGATATCATTAGTACCAGCACAAACCACATCATCAGTGTCACAGCATACGCTGTCTGCTTCAAATGAAATATCCCCAACACCAGTCACACAATCATTCCAGTCAACTCAAACATCGTCGTCCATACACTCTATGTCAACAAAGCCAATACCAACACTCCAATCAACACCGACAACAAACTATCCACATATGTCGAAATCGTCAAAAGTACAGATTTCTTCCCGTACCAGCAAAGTTATTTCACTGACCTTGTCATTTACATCATTAACTGATGCTCCTTACGTGGTGAGCAATACTGTACAAACGTCTTCTTCGACTTTTTCACGTTCCATACCAAGTCTGACACCTCGGCCGTCGAACAAGTCAATATTAATATCAACAGcaacaatatcaaattcaaCACAAACAGAAGCCTTTACGTCTGGAGCGTCAACATCATCGTCGTTGACAACGTCAGAAAAGATAGTTACAAAAACGTCTTTGCTGATAATTCCAACATCAACAACATTTACTACCACTGTAACATTAACTGTTCCACCAACAACACCGACACCATCGTCACCAGTATCATCAGCATCGGTAGCCCCAATATCACTTAACACGACAACAGCATCGGTAGCCCCAATATCACTTAACACGACAACAGCATCGGTAGCCCCAATATCACTTAACACGACAACAGCATCGGTAACCCCAATATCACTTAACATGACAACAGCATCAGTAACCCCAATATCACTTATCACGACAACAGCATCGGTGGCCCCAATATCACTTTACACGACAACAGCATCGGTGGCCCCAATATCACTTAAcacgaaaacaaaaacaacatccaAAACAGGATTTACACTAACAAAAAGAACAACTTTAGCAATACCGAAGACTTCAAAATCAAAAGTAATGACCCATTCGTCCAAGGCAacaaaaaagacaacaaaagaGCACGCCAAGTCAAATAAACCCACTGCAAAACCAACGACCTCGGCTCTTATTAATAACACATCTCCTTCAAAACGGACGACAACTTCAAGAAAAACTTCAATAACACCCCAACAGAACGGAAGTAAACATCCTGTGTTTTCTGTAATTAGTTCCaaatcatcaccatcaccatcatcatcatcgtcatcatcatcatcatcatcatcatcatcatcatcatcatcatcatcaacaacaagaaaaagaaaaacaacagcgaAGACAAATTCAACCAAAGCGGCAttaacaacagcaaaaacaactaCTACTTCTCATGATATCAATATTTCACAATCAACGAAGAACACAGTAAACACTTCTTTGAATCCTGGAACTATAACCACCAGCTCTAACAAACCGCTGCCTACGACGATAACCAGGAGAAATAACCAAGGATCGACGACGTTCATAACACGTAAACGGCCACATACGTCGACCCAGGTGTCAGCACGCGGTGGGTCACCGACCGTGACATCAGGTTTAACGCCAACTGTCACAAAAGGTCTTGGGCCACTAGGGAAACAGACCTCTGAACCGTCTAATAAGGTATAGTACTAGTGGTTACGTAGttctataattatgttattcaaTGTATTCATTCGAACAAAACTTAAGCAATTAAATCTTATTCTGCCTAGACGGTAGGGACAAGGCTGAATTTTACATTGATACGTTTATATCTTCTCTCTTATTCCGTAAGTATCAACAGAAACTTCAACTCCAAAGCTGTCCTGCTCGGTGTCAAtgtaaaatggttttattttagtaaacaatCAGAGATTACGTTTAATCATTTCGATATACGATAGT
Above is a genomic segment from Mya arenaria isolate MELC-2E11 chromosome 2, ASM2691426v1 containing:
- the LOC128205695 gene encoding mucin-5AC-like, with amino-acid sequence MDIMFGRRSLIILWLVAHASSVWGRGTVEVGLLKFRYESDKDCDNVFGLFKCDPYFRVCIESAVDRCSDTRVTTSAESNKNDIMDIFNQSSIRPNPVLFRVTAVRFPFLVTVEVWNDNPFNDKYIDKVNVTVDRREAASRNGRHFLGVDHQASVDLYVDVICEVGSYGPDCSVVCHNTSFSYCDHQGRKHCLSGYSGANCTIKATTPTPSSSHSAASIEDTTTTTSRPMTSKSVISSSVNSSVQAFSTRVLPFASHSSSDISMTSNKMATTSTLHTETSSRIMPTLSSSIQSNFEMSSRSGMNYSSGTLTLATLATQSSPSSKLKPSPFLQSSIHSREVSSSSMASLSTLPPGQIFTHLSSNIQFTLSISTNKPSKQTLTPYSSKEMVSSTSILVTSSMQYQFPTSTTSMSPWTAGHSGSISLVPAQTTSSVSQHTLSASNEISPTPVTQSFQSTQTSSSIHSMSTKPIPTLQSTPTTNYPHMSKSSKVQISSRTSKVISLTLSFTSLTDAPYVVSNTVQTSSSTFSRSIPSLTPRPSNKSILISTATISNSTQTEAFTSGASTSSSLTTSEKIVTKTSLLIIPTSTTFTTTVTLTVPPTTPTPSSPVSSASVAPISLNTTTASVAPISLNTTTASVAPISLNTTTASVTPISLNMTTASVTPISLITTTASVAPISLYTTTASVAPISLNTKTKTTSKTGFTLTKRTTLAIPKTSKSKVMTHSSKATKKTTKEHAKSNKPTAKPTTSALINNTSPSKRTTTSRKTSITPQQNGSKHPVFSVISSKSSPSPSSSSSSSSSSSSSSSSSSSSTTRKRKTTAKTNSTKAALTTAKTTTTSHDINISQSTKNTVNTSLNPGTITTSSNKPLPTTITRRNNQGSTTFITRKRPHTSTQVSARGGSPTVTSGLTPTVTKGLGPLGKQTSEPSNKPSSLSVVLGVIAGVIGVVLLVTTVILIRKRRPSQQVIFDDDVLADDGKMSGSVAAGGSLHLRLDHLTDGEQHVRGVDNPAYGTMHGESQS